The segment agaagaacagatTTAAAAAATGACCCGCATcattttatcttctcttttagtTACAAGAATTGCCACTTGTGGCTATCTTAGCAATATTAAGGGACTCCTGGAAAATAAGAAAGTGCTACTGTTATTTTGCAGCTATAAGTTTGTAACAGAACACAGAGTGAGTATGGAAAAATCACAATGAATGAATGTTGAGCTGAATTCATCGAATTCTgcttctctcctttttcttctattttcacAATAACCTGCAAGCACCATGATGGGAACTTGGCTGCTAGCCATTTCCATCACCAAGGCACCTCTGGATGTTATCCAGATTGGTTCCCACTTAATCAGACACACAACATCAACGGAAGCAACTGGACTAGGCTTGTTCCTCATTTCTCTAAGGATGAGTTTGTCGTGTCTCCAACATCACCTTCTTCATCACTGTTTTTTTGTTAAGGAGTTATGGTCCCAATGCACAACTCTGTTTGTACGTCTCATGCTTCCTCAAGGGTTTCCTCAAAGTGTTACCTTTGATTACTTGGATTATTCTCTTTGGCGAGCTGTCCAAGGCATTGCAAGCCAAGTTAGTGGTGTCCTTACCACCCAGGTATCGATCTATTATCCTTGTCATTCTTCTGCTGCTTCTGCTTGTAGTAATGTGCAGTTTTTTTAGACGGTAAGAggtatttttaaactaatttacgTGTCGATTTAAGTCTTCTCTTCTAGTGATCTTGCACCCCTTCATAGGCTTGCTGCATTAAGAggaatttaataaattccttTGGTGTTGACTCCAAGGTTTGAACCTTAAAAGTCCATAAAAGGAACATGCCTTCTTTAACTACCAAGACAATCCCTTCAGGTTTTTTTGGTACCATGTAGTttgcttttgttgttttgattaatgtttatttgttattggtTTGATAGGCGTTGCTCTACGCCAATGGTTTGAGGAAAGGAGTGATTCCAATGGCTGCAGCCATCAAATGGGTATTAAAGGATAGGATTGGGTATATctcaataaaatcattttgtcCAAATATGGATGATATTTTGATGTTCATCCTAAAGGTTGGAGGCTTGATGGGGACATCAAACCCACGCCATAAATTACACGGGTATATGGATGGAGACGATGTAGGATGACCGGCCTGTCACTCTATGGTTGGGAGACTGAGCTCATTTGAGCCCAtctcattgtttattttatttatctggaattatttatgttaaacagTTTAATTTGATGGGTTGAGCCCAATAGTGagatgttttagggttttactatttatatgtttCTCTGTCATTTTGTGAGATagttttgatgattaattaaaaatatttcagatTTTGCATATCTTCAATCCCCATTCTTCTCTTCCTTTGCTTTCAATTcttagcttttttcttttatgctttAAGTCTTTTTGTTCATTGTTCCGCATCAAGGCTGTTTGCTGACCTTTTGGAAAATGCTTCCTTTGGTTTGGAAATGTTAACTCCTGCTTTTCCTCatctttttgttttcattgGTGCCACTGCTGGAGCTGGATGCTTTGCTACTGCTCTTATCCAGGAAATTTCCTACTTCTATCTACTGTTGCATTGCCATATCTATTTCCTAAtaacattttctttgttttttgtttgggtgCCAAACTGCTTTTATGATGCTAATacaaatttttgtttatttagagTTGCTTAAAGTTGATGCTCGTAATTTGCAGGCTGCTTCAAGGAGCTGTTTTTATGCTGGTTTTGCTGCTTAGAAACTTTGCTGAGGTAAAATTAAGActgtcttttggttttttcttattCTCAAATAGCAAGTTGCTTTATGGAAGCTTGGAAATGCCTCTTTTCTATCAGCTGGTAAATAGCTGTGTTTGTGCAAGATGTCTTTTCTTTCTGACCTTAGTAATTCCAAAGTCACTTTGATTTGTTCCTGAAAGCAATTATTAACTGTAGGTAATTGCCAAGGGTGAAGCTCAGGGAATGGTGAGCAAGTTTATTGGTATAATGCTTGGTATAGCGTTGGCTTGCACAGGCTCCTCAACACCCCTTGCCCTTGCTTCTTTTAGTTTGGTGACATCGATCCACATGTTTTGCAATCTGAAATCATATCAATCCATTCAACTAAGGACTATAAATCCCTATCGTGTAAGTAATCAatctcttctccttttcttttgtcccCTAATGGGAGTGCCTGATAATGTCTTTGTAACTTCATCGATTGAAATGAGTTGATACAAAGAGAAGAAATCTTGAAGCCACTTTGAATGCAATATTTTTAGTTCCGTTACtatttataatcataatttaattatgatgcCGGGGAAATCGATTTGTTTCAGTTCAGTTTGTCAGAGGATATAGAACATTGTAAACTGTAGACAGGTATTAGTTGGGTATGTTTTCACttgctttttctttgttcttctcCACAGAACAAGTTGATGAAATAGAACCTTTACTTGCTCACACAACTATCTGCTGCCACTTTCAGTTAGCCTCCATGCAAATCTTCAAAATGGCTGTCTAATCCCATGAACTCACTCTTGATTCTTAAGATTGTTGTCATAATCATCTTCATAGTATTCCAAAGCTATATGACAGAAACccctttttttcattgctttaacGGGTTTAGTTTTTAGCCAATATCTCCTCAGTGGCCAAGCACCTCCAGTCAAAGAGGTCAATGATGAAGAACCATTTTTTCCAGCTGTACCATTTCTTAATATAAACTCTAAGGGCAATGCAAGTTGCTCTATATTTTTCTCCTCTGTAGTTCATGATTTTCCTGTCCAGGAAAAAGCAAAGTTAGAACATCTTCAGGAGCGAGGTATGCAGCTGCTGATAGTGAGCAGAGGCTGCAGCTGGGATCAAAGCTCAGTGATGTTGTAAACAACAAGACCGATGTGCTTGCATTGTTCAATTTGTATAGAGATGAAGGCTACATTTTAACTGAGCACGGGGGATGATTCTGTGTAAGTATACTAGCAGCTTTATTATTAATCTGAAATCCCCTCATCCTGTTCTCTGTTTATCTGTGCGTGTTTGATTTCTTTTCGCCAGCTCTATAATTCAGAGTGTATCTACTCATTTCCATGCCTATtgattttctattatatatgtgcatgcatgcatgtatgaCCAATTCTTGATTGATATCTATTTTCATAAACAACAATCATCATGAAATTACTGGTAGGTTGGTAGCTTTATTTTAAAGGGCTGCTGTTTATACTTCCTCATTGTTTTCCTGTGTAAAATGAGATGTCATCCTGcaattcaaaatcattttcttgctGCAGAATTCTGTGTTGGGAGGTATCAATTACTTGTATCGGAAGAGTTCTTTTGGTCATTTTAATTCATGCCATCTCTGATGATTGAAGTAGCTAAATTGTAACAAAATATGTAAATAAAGGAATCCAGCCAACAgcctatgtttttttatttgtatggaatttttttcctaaataaTGACCAATAGTAATAAATCCAGATCCTGAAAAACTCTCTTCATtgtggaagaaaaagaaagaacaagtttttcttttgacattttttttggctttagtTGAGAAGCAGTTACTTATGGGGGGAATTGAGCTTACTAATAGTTATTCTGTTTTGTATTTGAATTACTTGCAGCAATCAGGTAGTGCTTAAAGAAGTTCTTCACAACATGACATGCTCAAGTCACTGTTCCAAGTTAATTATTTATACTGGCTGGAGAGAAATGCTGGAATTGAAGCACGAAGTTGCTCGAGCCATCACTGCATGGTCTGAAGTTTCTTAGAGATGATCAAAATCGAGAGGCAAAACATCTGTCTCTAGGTGCACAAAGTAGTTCTTTTTAAGAAATAGTAGTTAGATCTCTTGTTGTTGATATAAATCCGTACTTCCTATATAGAAaggataaattattttaaagttcttgagattttgaagaaattggaCTCTGTAAGACCCAGTGAATTTGGTAATATATACACATATTAATAGTGTACATTAGAATGAGAAGTTGAGGATAATCTAAAATGCAAGGCCAAGAGAGAAATATGTCCAGCAAAAACACCATCATATGATTAAAAATCCAGCCACTTGGTGTAGTAGACACAAGTCCTTGGAGAGATGACACCATCAGGTGTGCAAAGACTTATCCTTGGACATACTCCGCAAGGAATGGAAGCCATTGCCCCAATTATTGCTTTAACGCCGCCGCCCTTGCCGGCGCATTTATAGCAAACATTCCCAACCGGAACAGAACCAAACTCCCCCATCCCATTACTCTTCACTTCCATAACCTCATCATCCAAAACCAAAGCCCTAACAATCTCTTCAACCTGCTGTTTTGTCACCTCAACAGCGAAGGCTCCATTCCCTCTGATCAGCTCCGTCACCTTCTCCACCGTAGCAACCTTCTCCTCAGCTATGTATTTCACACAAAACATCCTCAACGACCTAATGAAGTCCGTATCAAGGCTCCCTGCAACATACCAGGACCCTCCAGTGAGTTCTTTGGAGGGCTGGAACTCTGTAGCCATGTAATGCTTCCTCCCTTTGTTCTGGATGTTGACCACCTCCTTGATCAAGTTCTTGGCGTGCAGGGCCTTGAGAGATTTGTTGACGATGTTGTCAGGGAGGTTGGTTTCTTTCTTCATGTCTCTAGTCCAGATTCCCATATCCTTTTTGCTTCGGATCACGTCATAGAGTTTGCGCTCGTGATCGGTGAGTGACTGAGACGGAGAACTCAACCCTGGTCGCTTCCTCTTGAGGGACGAAGAGGACCCTTGAGAACGGCTCATGCCTGCTGCAAAcaacacagaaaaaaaatgattacttTCTTTATATAGTAgataaaaaggagaaattgaagcaaaaaaaCTGTCTTTGCCTTGCTCCTTGATGCGTGTTTGAATCTAATCTACTAATCGAATCAGTAAGCAGCCAAGAAAACTCTCTCTCTGCTTGCCTGcctcaagcaagcaagcaagcaagctgTCAAGACAGTGATTTTGTTTatccagaaagaaagaaaaacgcaAGGAATAAAGGCAGCCCTCCGGAGAGGAGTTGTGGGTTTcagttcatttcttttttcagtcagagaaacgacgtcgtttcttCCCATCATTATGCCCAGcaaaaatatttagtaattttaaataCACGATTTACCAACTCTGATATATGCCAGCCTACCAACACAAAATATCTACTAGAGATACCAATTGGATAAATCATAAGCAAAAGGGCAAGAAGTTAAGTAAGACATGTGATAAGTTTGTTTAAGATAAGGAAGCTATGACACATATGAATCAGCTTATAATTAACTTAATCCAAGTGTAAGAATAGCTTCATCCTTTTTATAATATGGGTTTAGGGTGACATCACGAAGATAATCTTGTttgaacaattaatttttatattataaggaTATTTAAGCATAATATTTTAGGATATTTTACAAGGAGACTAAAGAGCATGAACTATTACacagatttttatgtttatttaggAGGTTAAAGTCAGTtttagactaattttttttttctattccatATTTTAAtgctaataaa is part of the Populus nigra chromosome 8, ddPopNigr1.1, whole genome shotgun sequence genome and harbors:
- the LOC133701530 gene encoding uncharacterized protein LOC133701530, whose amino-acid sequence is MESIAHVNGIHLFFVLHFSGLLFWRFGNPVRAQTGGQPATCRLLELAGAPAFICVVLAASFNPDCWLAISQLRSRPRFLRKVISARRISARHSFPVNPHQTRNNIHPCRCSDRLLQGAVFMLVLLLRNFAEVIAKGEAQGMVSKFIGIMLGIALACTGSSTPLALASFSLVTSIHMFCNLKSYQSIQLRTINPYREKAKLEHLQERGMQLLIVSRGCSWDQSSVML
- the LOC133700363 gene encoding uncharacterized protein LOC133700363, with product MSRSQGSSSSLKRKRPGLSSPSQSLTDHERKLYDVIRSKKDMGIWTRDMKKETNLPDNIVNKSLKALHAKNLIKEVVNIQNKGRKHYMATEFQPSKELTGGSWYVAGSLDTDFIRSLRMFCVKYIAEEKVATVEKVTELIRGNGAFAVEVTKQQVEEIVRALVLDDEVMEVKSNGMGEFGSVPVGNVCYKCAGKGGGVKAIIGAMASIPCGVCPRISLCTPDGVISPRTCVYYTKWLDF